The Flavipsychrobacter sp. genome contains the following window.
TTTTACTGTCAAGGTCGATTTGTCGGGACTCCATCCCGGAGGAGCAAAAATATAGTTGAGTTTGTCTTTTAGGGTTTTAGCCTTTCTTACATCTCCCATTATATTGCCATATTCGTGAAACATGATCACAAATGGATTGTAGCTCTCTGGTGGTTTGGTTACTCCAAAATGACGTTCTTGTCCATCACGGCCATTATGGAAAGTACCAAATAGTTTATCCCAGAATATAAAGATGCCGCCATAGTTCTTATCCATGTAGGCAAAGTTCTTACTGTGATGTATTTGGTGTAGTTGAGGTGTATTAAATATCAATTCATACCATCCTAAGTGAGGTACTTTTACAGAGTGCAGTAAGAATTGGTAAGAAGAGTTGATCGCTAGTGCGGTAAAGACCATAGCAGGGTGAAAACCTATTGCAGGCATCCATAACCAGTAGATGGGTTTAAAGAAAAATATAACCCAACCGTTACGGAAAGAGGTACCAAAGTTGAAGTATTCGGAAGAGTGGTGTGGTATATGTGCCGCCCATAGTACACGAACAGTGTGTGCAAAACGATGATGCCAGTAGAAATTGAAGTCGTCGCCCAAAATACAAAGTACCCAAATATACCAGTCTGTGCCTAACCACGAATAACCCATGGCTTCTCTAACTGGTTGGAATAATTTGAAAATAGCCATGAATACGGCTAATGTCCCTGCCTTGGTAAAGGCCTGAACTAATACTGCTCCAATACCAACACCTGCACTTGCCGCCGAGTCTTTCTTCTCATAAAGTTGTTCATCATTCTTAAGACTCATAATTACCTCAATAGCAATTATGATAATGGCTATTGGGATAATGTAGGGAATGAAATAGACGGCTTTCATCTCTGCAATTTCGTTCATACTATCTTATTTAATGTTTGTCCGTTTTTGCTCTTTCTTTAGAAAGAGATAAAAATAATAAATATCTGGTCTTTAATCAGTTATGTTTTAAGACTTGGTTTGCTCTTATTGAGGCGCCAATATATAAAGGTTAGCACAGCAATAGCTAGAGATAGCATTGTGCCCATGGTAAGATACCAAAGCGTAAGTAACGATATGATCAATAATGCTTTGGCACTATCGCGTACTTTCATCGCAAAAGCTACCATTATAAATAGACCTATTGCTCCCCAAAGTAGAAACATCCATTTCATGAAGTCGGATTCGGGATCAATGTTTACTGATTTTACCAATCCCGCCCAAGGGCCAAGTTGACCCGCATACTCGCCAGTCTCAGGGCGAAAATAATCACCGATCATTAATGCTCTGCTACCATCCACTACCATAAAGCTGAATAGAAAGAAGGATAGTAGGATAATCACCCATTTTAAAACCATGCCACTATATTATTATAGAAGCACAATTTTAAGCTATTTATTGTGGAACTAAGAATATTGAAGGAGAAACTTAAATGTTTAAACCTGCCCCAAACCGTATATATAACATGTCTCGAAAAAATACTGTGTTTGTTCCTTTGATTGTTAAATGTCCAGTACTGCTACTGTATTCTTCCCTTTTGCTAAACTGATGTTCAGAGATTCTGATAGGTACATTTACATCCAGAAGGAATCTTTTACTGATATTGATATTCAGCCTTGGTACAATAAACGTTTGTATCCCAAATACTCTTTCTGTAAATGGATTGAAATTAGACCATTGTGGTGTATGACGATATTTCACAAAGTATGGAGAGGCGGCAAAACCAAGAGATGGTTGCAGTTTCCTATTCTTTAGAAATACTTGAATGTATTCGTATCGAATAGCCACTTTAAACTCTCTTACATCACTTACGAATCCCCAAATGCGTGCAGTGTCTGAAGAGTAAGATGTTCTAGAAGAGTATTCATTGTCGGATAGGCTTGTAAGTTCTAGCTCATGTCTATTACCCCTTTTATTCATGCGGTTAACAGCAAAAGTAGGATTGAAAAAATGACTAATACCTGTTTGAGATGTTAGTGTGTTTCTTTTCAGATCTACATTGGCCGATTCTCTATTAGGGGATATAAGACCATAAAGTTTTACTTGATATTTATAGCCGTTAGTTGGCTTTTGTGCATAGCATGTTATAGCTATAAAAATAGTAATAGCGGTTAATATATATTTCATTGGGTTGCTTTATAGGTAAACGGTTAGCCCCAGTGAATCGTATCAATTCATGAAATTTTAACCCAATGCTACATCTAGTATCATCATGACCAAGAAGCCGCCGATAAAACCAAGAACGGCAAGGTCGGTATATTTATCTCTTTGTGTTTCAGGAATCACTTCTTCTACTACTACAAATATCATTGCACCTGCTGCAAACGCTAACGCAAAAGGTAGTATTGGTTCTATATAGATAACCGCTAATGCTCCCAGCACACCTGCAATGGGCTCTACTATTGCCGAAAGCTGCCCATACCAGAAGCTTTTCTTTCTGCTAGCGCCCAGCCTGCGCAAGGGCATAGCTACAGCAATACCTTCAGGAAAGTTTTGTATGCCGATACCTATAGCTAGGGCAATAGCACCAGCTATTGTTGCATCACCCATGCCGTTAGCCGCTGCGCCAAACATAACACCTACGGCTAAGCCCTCAGGTATATTGTGTAGTGTAATGGCTAATATGAGTAGTGTCGTGCGGTGTAGTTTTGTTTTTACACCTTCTGTTTCTTCCAGCTTAAAGTTGATATGTAGGTGGGGGGTGAAACGGTCTAATATAAAAATGAACATGGCTCCTACAAAGAAGCCTACAGCAGCAGGCATCCATATCATATTAGGATAGAGCTTTTCCGACATCTCGATAGCTGGGTTCAGCAAGCTCCAAAAACTTGCCGCAACCATAACACCACCTGTGAAGCCAAGCATGGTATCCAGCACACCTCTATGCATACTTTTGAAAAAGAATACTAAAGAAGCTCCTAATGCTGTAACTAGCCAAGTAAAGCATGTAGCTAATAGTGCACTATATATTGGTCCTATCTCAACAAAGAAATCTGTAATAACCTGCATATGCTTGTCTAAAAATATTTTTAGACAAATCTAAATAAACTAATTGAATTGTCACATCTATGTGAATAATATTTATTTCAACTAAAAAATTAGTTTTAAAACTAAAAACTTAGTAGTTTTACTAAAGAATTAGTAATAACAGTATAATGAAGAAGAATTTTAAACCATTAACTAAGGCTGAAGAGGAAATAATGCAAGTGATCTGGGAGCGGGAAAATGTTTTTATAAAAGACATAGTAGATGAATTGTCAGAGCCTAAGCCTCACTACAATACTGTAAGCACTATTGTAAAAATACTGGAAGAGAAAGGTTTTGTAGATCATGAAAGCTTTGGAAAATCTAACAGGTATTTTCCTTTGGTGCGCAAGGCAGACTACAGTAAAAATAGTATGAAGCAATTTGTAAGCAAATACTTTGAAGGGTCGTTTTCAAATATGCTCTCCTTTTTTGCCAAAGAAAAAGATATATCCATCACCGAGTTGGAGGATATATTAAATGAAATGAAGAAAAAATAAGGTTATGCTATATATACTACAAGTAACCATATACACAGGATTGATCTGGTGGTTGTATCTCGTGTTGTTAAGAGATAAAACACTTCATAGTTTCAATAGATTGTATTTATTACTAGCAGCAATATTGCCTTTAGTGCTACCGCTCATCAAACTGCCATGGGCAATTGAGTCGAATGCAGTGGCATTTGTAGCTACAGGAAATATGCTGGACGAAATTATTATCGAAAGTCAAACCTTCTCTAGTAAAGCAGGCTTCAACTGGTTCAATACAGTAGCAATTGTTTATGTCTTTATTGCGTTGCTATTATTGGTAAGATGGTGCATCAATTACATTAAGGTGTATAAGGCTACTAATAAATATGAGCAGAGCAATCGGGGCGACTATATTGTGCTTACCAATACTCAGCATGGTCCGGGTAGCTGGGGTAAGTATATCTTCTTGCCCGATGCAGAAGAAAATCCTGTCATTCTTGAACATGAAGTAGCCCATGTACGTTTGAAGCATAGTAGGGATACTATATTCATCAGTCTGCTTCAAGCAGTGTTTTGGCCCAATATATTTATACATATCCTAAGAAAAGAAATAACTCTAGTGCACGAGTTTCAGGCAGATAGAGCTGTAAATGCGAATGGTGACGACTATTCTAAACTATTACTGTCCTCTGTTTTTGCCACCTGTACATTACCCCTATCTCATTCATTTATTATTCATCCTGTAAAACGTAGAATTATGATGTTAAAAAATAGGCGACAGCCTAGCAAAGCACTAAGAGCTATAGTTACACTTTCACTTGTAGGGCTTATAGGAGCTGTTACCACACTACAAAGCTGCGAACAACAAAAAGCAGAAGTAAAAGTAGTGACACAACATGAAATGTCTAAGCTGACCAAGATGCCTGAGTGCGAAACAAGCCTTACTCAGTTTTTTATTGATAATGTAAAATATCCTGAAGAGGCTAAAGAAAAGAACATAGAAGGAAAAGTTGTGGTAAAATTTGTTGTTACCGATAAAGGAGAGGCTATCGACGCAACGGTTGTAAGTAAAGATGCCAACCCGCTATTGGCAGAAGCAGCACTGGACGCTATGAAAAAAATGCCTACATGGGCGCCCGGTGAGATAGATGGGCAGGCTGTAAGTGTGGAAATGATGTTGCCTTTTGTATTCAAAATGAAAGAGGATACAGACAATCCACCACCTCCTCCGCCACCTATAGATGTGAAAGAGGTGACGGAGCATGACATTACAAAACATGCAATGTTTAAAGAAGGTCCTGCAGATATCTTAGTGAATATTTACACTTCTGTAGCCAGTAAATATGAAACGCTAAATATGGCTACGAAGAAAAAGCTCGTTATAATAAAGGAGCTGCTAGGCGATATGGAAGCTCGGTTTGTAGTAAAGGCATAATTGAAAAAAATAAAAATTTAAGCCACTCCAATACGGAGTGGCTTTTTGATATGCACTTAACACGTCATTTCGTATCTTGCCGCCGTTATGAGTAAAGAGATTGTTGTAAGCGGTATACGTTCTACTGGTTTTTTGCATTTGGGTAATTACTTCGGTGCCATGAAGAATTATGTGAAAATGCAGGATGAATATGATTGCTATTTTTTTGTGGCAGATTATCATTCCTTAACTACACACCCTGATCCGAAAGATCTGAAGTCGAATGTGTTTCGTGTAGCAGCAGAAAATATTGCTTGCGGTCTTGACCCAAATAAAGTGGCCTTGTATGCACAAAGTGATATCCCTGAAATACCGGAGTTATACTTGATGCTCAACATGATGGCCTACAAGGGAGAGCTGGAAAAAGTGCCTACATTCAAGGATAAAGTGCGTACGCAACCCAATAATGTAAATGCCGGTTTGTTGACCTATCCTGTATTGATGACCGCTGATATTTTGATACATAGAGCATTAAAAGTGCCTGTAGGTAAAGATCAGGAGCAGCATATAGAAATGGCACGCAACTTTGCTTCAAGATTTAATAATAGATATGGTGAACTATTCCCTGAGCCATATCCATTCAACTTTAGTAGTGAGCTTGTAAAAGTACCTAGCCTCGATGGTGCCGGTAAGATGAGTAAGAGCGAGAATGTAAATGCTACCATTTACTTAGCTGACGAAGATGAGGTGATTCGTAAAAAAGTAAAAAAGGCAAAAAGTGATTCTGGTCCTACAGAACCCAACAGCGAAATGCCGGAGTATATCAAGAACCTATTCTTGCTGATGGATCTAGTGTCGGAGAAAGAGGTGGTAGACAAGTTTAGAAAGGACTATAACGAATGTGCTATTCGTTACGGTGATATGAAAAAGCAACTGGCTGAAGATATGGTAGCATTTGTTGCACCTATTAGAGAGAAGGCTACAGAGTTGCAAAAAGATGAAGAGCAACTGCGCAGAATATTGAAAGAGGGTGCAGAAAAAGCAAGAGCAAGTGCATCAAAAACCATTGCCGAAGCAAGAAAATTGATCGGTATTAACTATTATTAATGTACTTAAGCCTGTTTTTATTGAAATAGGTTGTTATCTTGTATTCCCTTATCAACTATGAGTTAAACCATTATTGAAATTACCAGAGTATAAGAGATTACTATGCCTCCAAAAAAGAAAATAAAACATATTGCAGTTGCAGGAAATATAGGAGCTGGTAAAACAACGCTAACTACAAAGCTGGCTAAGCATTATAAATGGACACCGCATTTTGAAGATGTGGATCACAATCCATACTTAGTAGACTTTTATGAAGACATGCATCGTTGGTCGTTCAACCTACAGGTGTATTTCTTGAATAACAGGTTGCAGCAGCTAGAGGTGATACGTAATGGTAAAGATACCGTAATACAAGACCGTACCATATATGAAGACGCTTATGTTTTTGCGCCCAACTTGTATGAGATGGGGCTAATGACCAAGCGTGATTTTGAAAACTATTCCTCTTTCTTTAACACGTTATCTAATATGGTGGCGCCGCCCGACTTGTTAATATACATCAAGGCGTCTATACCTAAGCTGGTAGACCAAATACAAAAAAGGGGTAGAGAATATGAAGAGAACATCAGGCTCGACTATCTAAAACGTTTGAGTAGACTATACGATAAATGGGTAGATAGCTATGATAGTGGTAAACTACTCATCGTTGATATAGATAATGTAGACTTTGAGGAAAACGAAGAAGACTTTGCTGAAATAATCGCCCGTATAGATGCCCAAATCAACGGATTATTCTAGAAAAAATAATAATTCCCAAATACTGTAACATTTAAGTTGCTTTAACGATATAGTTATTATACTTGTTAATAATTATATTCATATCAGCATGCTTCGTTATATATCTATCACTCTAGCGCTTTTGTTTGTTATATCAAATGTGCAAGCCGCTATATTAAAAGGTCGTGTACAAGACACCAAGGGAGAGCCTCTACCATTTGCTACCGTATTTGTAAAAGGTAGTACTATCGGTACTTCTGCTAATGCCAATGCAGACTATTCATTAAGATTGTCTGAAGGTAAGTATACCATAGTATGTCAATACATGGGGTTTACTCAGGCGGAGCATGTATTGACTATAAAAGCAGGCGAAACTGTAACACATAACTTTAGCTTGATGGAACAAAATTTAAAGCTAAAGACAGTAACAGTTAAGTCGGGTGAAGACCCCGCATATGGTATCATTAGGCAAGCCATTAAACGTAGAAAGTTTCATTTAGAGCAACAAAACTCTTTCCAGTCCTCTATTTACCTGAAAGGTGTATTGCGTATGCGGGATATGCCAGACCAAGTATTTGGTATTAAAGTGAAAGATGCCGATGGTGAAAGTGGGGGCTTGAGTAATGAGCTTGGTGTGGACTCAAACGGTAAAGGTGTTTTATACCTCTGCGAGCAGGATGTAGATTATTATTCTAAAGACAATAAAAGTAAGACCGTTATTAAGTCGGTAACAGAAAGCGGAGACCCGAATGGATTGGGTATGTCACAAGTGCCTAGTGTTATCAGCTTCTACGAAAATAATGTGAACGTACTTAATGGTGCCAACCCAAGAGGTTTTATTTCTCCTATAAGTGATAATGCGTTACGCTACTACAAGTATAAATATGAAGGAGAGTTTATAGAGAACGGTTATACTGTTGATAGGATAAAAGTAACACCGAGAAGGTTATACGAGCCACTATTTACTGGTACTATTTATATAGTAGAAAAGGATTGGGCTATACACAGTTTAGACTTTTTGTTGACGAATAAAGCCAATCTAGACCAGCTGGATACACTAGCTGTAAAGCAAGTGTATCTGCCGCTTAGAAAAGATACATGGGTGATAAAAAACCAAGTGTTGTTCCCTACTTTAACCATATTAGGTTTTGATATTTCGGGGCACTTTATTACAGTTTACGACAAGCAAAAGGTGAATGAGGCAATACCTGATAGTGTGTTCGATC
Protein-coding sequences here:
- a CDS encoding BlaI/MecI/CopY family transcriptional regulator, producing MKKNFKPLTKAEEEIMQVIWERENVFIKDIVDELSEPKPHYNTVSTIVKILEEKGFVDHESFGKSNRYFPLVRKADYSKNSMKQFVSKYFEGSFSNMLSFFAKEKDISITELEDILNEMKKK
- a CDS encoding ZIP family metal transporter, coding for MQVITDFFVEIGPIYSALLATCFTWLVTALGASLVFFFKSMHRGVLDTMLGFTGGVMVAASFWSLLNPAIEMSEKLYPNMIWMPAAVGFFVGAMFIFILDRFTPHLHINFKLEETEGVKTKLHRTTLLILAITLHNIPEGLAVGVMFGAAANGMGDATIAGAIALAIGIGIQNFPEGIAVAMPLRRLGASRKKSFWYGQLSAIVEPIAGVLGALAVIYIEPILPFALAFAAGAMIFVVVEEVIPETQRDKYTDLAVLGFIGGFLVMMILDVALG
- a CDS encoding sterol desaturase family protein, producing MNEIAEMKAVYFIPYIIPIAIIIIAIEVIMSLKNDEQLYEKKDSAASAGVGIGAVLVQAFTKAGTLAVFMAIFKLFQPVREAMGYSWLGTDWYIWVLCILGDDFNFYWHHRFAHTVRVLWAAHIPHHSSEYFNFGTSFRNGWVIFFFKPIYWLWMPAIGFHPAMVFTALAINSSYQFLLHSVKVPHLGWYELIFNTPQLHQIHHSKNFAYMDKNYGGIFIFWDKLFGTFHNGRDGQERHFGVTKPPESYNPFVIMFHEYGNIMGDVRKAKTLKDKLNYIFAPPGWSPDKSTLTVKEMSKLIREQEGQLTEHQKKVFGYIDGNPDMKKELIEMD
- the trpS gene encoding tryptophan--tRNA ligase, giving the protein MSKEIVVSGIRSTGFLHLGNYFGAMKNYVKMQDEYDCYFFVADYHSLTTHPDPKDLKSNVFRVAAENIACGLDPNKVALYAQSDIPEIPELYLMLNMMAYKGELEKVPTFKDKVRTQPNNVNAGLLTYPVLMTADILIHRALKVPVGKDQEQHIEMARNFASRFNNRYGELFPEPYPFNFSSELVKVPSLDGAGKMSKSENVNATIYLADEDEVIRKKVKKAKSDSGPTEPNSEMPEYIKNLFLLMDLVSEKEVVDKFRKDYNECAIRYGDMKKQLAEDMVAFVAPIREKATELQKDEEQLRRILKEGAEKARASASKTIAEARKLIGINYY
- a CDS encoding deoxynucleoside kinase, with translation MPPKKKIKHIAVAGNIGAGKTTLTTKLAKHYKWTPHFEDVDHNPYLVDFYEDMHRWSFNLQVYFLNNRLQQLEVIRNGKDTVIQDRTIYEDAYVFAPNLYEMGLMTKRDFENYSSFFNTLSNMVAPPDLLIYIKASIPKLVDQIQKRGREYEENIRLDYLKRLSRLYDKWVDSYDSGKLLIVDIDNVDFEENEEDFAEIIARIDAQINGLF
- a CDS encoding M56 family metallopeptidase, with the protein product MLYILQVTIYTGLIWWLYLVLLRDKTLHSFNRLYLLLAAILPLVLPLIKLPWAIESNAVAFVATGNMLDEIIIESQTFSSKAGFNWFNTVAIVYVFIALLLLVRWCINYIKVYKATNKYEQSNRGDYIVLTNTQHGPGSWGKYIFLPDAEENPVILEHEVAHVRLKHSRDTIFISLLQAVFWPNIFIHILRKEITLVHEFQADRAVNANGDDYSKLLLSSVFATCTLPLSHSFIIHPVKRRIMMLKNRRQPSKALRAIVTLSLVGLIGAVTTLQSCEQQKAEVKVVTQHEMSKLTKMPECETSLTQFFIDNVKYPEEAKEKNIEGKVVVKFVVTDKGEAIDATVVSKDANPLLAEAALDAMKKMPTWAPGEIDGQAVSVEMMLPFVFKMKEDTDNPPPPPPPIDVKEVTEHDITKHAMFKEGPADILVNIYTSVASKYETLNMATKKKLVIIKELLGDMEARFVVKA